A part of Thermococcus sp. SY098 genomic DNA contains:
- the glmU gene encoding bifunctional sugar-1-phosphate nucleotidylyltransferase/acetyltransferase, translating to MKGVILAAGKGERLKPLTDDRPKVLLKVANKAIIEYVLDNLYPFVDEFIIIVRYQKEKLIEFLGDEYNGKPITYVEQTEGEGTARAIYSAKEYIEGESFLAVNGDIYFEREAVKALLHAFRKADAALLVKEFEDLSHFGKIEVEGEYVKEIKEKPGNIGGYANLGIYLFKPDVFEFIEKTPLSKRGEYEITDTINLMIKAGRKVAYAVYDGYWNDIGRPWDLLNLNEYILKNHLKHEIRGIVEEGATIIPPVEIGEGTVVKSGAYIVGPVKIGKNCKIGPNCFIRPYTSIGNHCHIGNAVEIKNSIIMDHSNAPHLNYVGDSIIGENTNLGAGTITANLRHDNKTIKVEVKGKLEDSERRKLGAIIGHNVKVGINVSIYPGRKIGSNSFVGPGVIVDKNIPSNSLVIVKQQKEIHER from the coding sequence TTGAAAGGTGTGATACTTGCAGCTGGAAAGGGAGAAAGACTAAAGCCCTTAACCGATGACAGACCTAAAGTCCTGCTGAAAGTTGCAAATAAAGCGATTATAGAGTACGTTCTCGATAATCTGTATCCTTTCGTTGATGAGTTCATAATCATCGTCAGATACCAGAAAGAGAAGCTGATTGAGTTTTTAGGGGATGAATATAATGGTAAACCAATCACTTACGTGGAGCAGACTGAGGGTGAAGGTACTGCAAGGGCGATATACTCTGCAAAGGAATACATTGAGGGTGAATCCTTTTTGGCAGTAAACGGGGATATATACTTTGAGAGAGAAGCCGTGAAAGCTCTTCTTCATGCATTTAGAAAAGCTGATGCTGCCCTTTTAGTTAAGGAGTTTGAAGATTTGAGCCATTTTGGAAAGATCGAAGTCGAAGGGGAGTATGTCAAAGAAATCAAAGAAAAGCCGGGAAACATAGGGGGATATGCGAATCTGGGGATCTATTTGTTCAAGCCGGATGTCTTTGAATTCATTGAAAAAACTCCACTAAGCAAGCGCGGTGAGTATGAAATAACAGACACGATTAATCTCATGATAAAAGCGGGCAGAAAAGTTGCATATGCAGTTTACGATGGTTATTGGAACGACATCGGAAGACCTTGGGATTTGCTCAATTTGAACGAGTACATCCTCAAGAATCACTTAAAGCATGAGATCAGAGGAATCGTGGAGGAGGGAGCAACGATAATACCACCAGTTGAGATTGGAGAAGGAACAGTTGTTAAAAGCGGTGCATATATCGTTGGTCCGGTAAAAATTGGAAAGAACTGTAAAATTGGTCCCAACTGCTTCATAAGACCATATACAAGCATCGGTAACCATTGTCACATTGGAAATGCAGTTGAGATTAAAAACTCAATAATAATGGACCACAGCAATGCTCCCCATTTAAACTACGTGGGTGACTCAATCATTGGGGAGAACACAAACTTAGGGGCTGGAACCATAACAGCTAATCTAAGGCACGATAATAAAACGATAAAAGTCGAAGTGAAGGGCAAACTTGAAGACAGCGAAAGGAGAAAATTGGGGGCGATTATCGGACACAACGTCAAAGTCGGAATAAACGTTTCAATATACCCCGGAAGAAAGATTGGTAGTAATTCATTTGTTGGGCCTGGGGTGATAGTTGATAAAAATATCCCTTCAAACAGCTTGGTTATTGTTAAGCAGCAAAAGGAAATACATGAAAGGTGA